A segment of the Trifolium pratense cultivar HEN17-A07 linkage group LG7, ARS_RC_1.1, whole genome shotgun sequence genome:
ATGGTCCAAAAACATTAGAATTtgaattaatctaaaaaataatttttctcttatatttaggtaCCGTTTGGTCTaacttttttcctcttcttttgagtttatgcaaacaggttatgcaatttttatgtattattataagtttttcaaggtagtttatgataaaatagcttataaaaatacaattttgactagtatgaacttataaaataacataaaacctaatttatattgcataaactgtttgcctaagttcaaaaaaaaatgaaaaaaaagctAGGTCAAACACTACCGGAGGAAGTATTAGGCTAATTACACCGTGTATCGCACGTGTCGAAGTTGTAATTGAAAAAATGAGCTTTGACGCGCCCGCTCAACTGGCAAGCAATCATGTTTCCGTTTACATACACTTTCCTCTTTTTATCTCATTGGCTGCCTACATTTCCATAAACTCCCTCTCAATTCCTCTCGCTCTTCTCTTCTTCAAAATCACAATCTCCTTCGTAATCACGTTTCAATAATAATCATTAATCACAATCACTTAATTTCATAATCACAATTTCCACTAATAGTCAACGTCACACACGTTATCCTTGTTCCTACTTACTTTCACATCACTTTAATCGCTTTTCCTGCAATTCAATTTCAGTTACTACATTGATTGATTGCGTTTCTAGCTGAATGCAACAATGGCATCACGCAATTCTGAATTCTTGAAGAACTTTTGGATCCCGAATCACGTTCTCGTGCCGGGTTCTAAGGTTGATCATGGTGAGATTGATGGTGATGGACCAAAGTGTCCGGTGCTTGTTTTTGTTAACTCTAAGAGTGGTGGTCAGTTAGGTGGAGAACTCTTGAAAACCTACCGTTCACTTCTCAAAGAAAAACAGGTTTTTTATTTCGATTTTCTGAATTTTTCGAATTCGATTTGATGTTGTTATGTAGGACTGAATTGAGCTTGTGTATGTGTGTTTGTTTAGGTTTTTGATTTGGGAGAAGAGACTCCTGATAAGGTTTTGAGTAGAATTTATGCTAATTTGGAAAACTTGAAGGTTCAGGGTGATCAACTTGCTATATGGACTATGGAGAGATTGAGATTAATTGTAAGCTgaaattcttgtttttatgtgtttttgttTCAACAAACATTCGAAGTTTTGAATTGAAGGTTATAATTCGATTTCTGTGGTTGCTGCAATCGTGCTTGGCCGTGACTGTGAACTGCAATTTCATGGCCTAGGTAGCACGGACACAGCTCATATTAGGCGTGTTCCAGTGTCAGACACGCGTcggtgtcggtgtcggacaccgacacttatgattgcactgaattatgtcattttctcaaattattgtcGGTGTTagtgtctgtgtcgtgtccgATGTCTGTGCTTCAACATGGCCATGGGGCACACCACAGTCAGCTCTCACTAGATCACAATGACTGCAACTGcaattattaacttttttttttttggtttatttttgttggatttaatttatataatgtaAACATGTTTTAGCCATATGTTCAATTTTAAATGCAAAtggttttgtttttcatttgagATTTTGATGTGTATTTTGTCTTTAGGTTGCAGGGGGTGATGGAACAGCTGGCTGGTTGCTTGGAGTTGTTTGTGATCTCAAATTATCTCATTCGCCTCCCATAGCCACGGTTCCCTTGGGCACCGGGAATAATCTACCATTTGCATTTGGTTGGGTAGGAAATCTTATTTCTATATTGTGTGTTTCCCATGAAACGTTCAAGTACATTTAAAACATATGCTGCCTCTGCCATGAGTTCATGACTTGATTGTTTAAAAGCTAAGAAGATTTAATCTTCCTGGTTCCTGTTCCTAGTTTGACTGGATGCTCTTTAGGAGTGTGCATTTTATGCTGGTGTATTTGAACTTTTCGCATGTCTGCATTAACTAGGTTGtgttcccccccccccccatccTATATCTGTAAAGATCATGGTTCCTTGTTTGCCTTTCAATTTGATGTTGTGGTTGAGGAAGTACTCAACAGTTGTTGTGACTGagataataaatattattattattttttttagaaaatgtaTAAAGAAATGATGGATCCCATAAATCATAAATGTTTTCTGCTGTATTGCAGGGGAAGAAGAACCCGGGAACAGATGAACAATCTGTTTTGTCATTCCTTGATAAAGTAATGAAGGCTAAGGAAATGAAAATTGATAAGTAATGAATTTTCCCTCCTTTTCTTTCATCTTATAATTaggttttattttgttattctGCTAGTTAAATAGTTACATTTCCTTCCTAGTATTGGGAAAATTCTAAGGAATACTTGCCAGGTTACTAATAATACTCTGAAattctcttgttaaaaaaaaaatactctgaAATTCTGAATTGATTTTGTACAGAGTTAATGACAGTATAGTTGGAATAACTGCAGTACCCTTcaatattaaatcaataaattcaTTTATCATAATTGAAAACCTatcatttctttttcaatttagtAATTTATTTCCACTATCTGTGTACCAGCTCAATATGATATCTTCTGTGGTGTCGTAGAATTATTAATCTCAAAGCATCATGCAGACTGttgtttaatattagtattatttttattcaatcactctattgttataatttttaatgttCTCTTATGGGGCATTTTTTAGTGGTTCCAATAGTTTAAGCCTTATGGAGTATTGTGTCTTCTTTGGTGTTTTGATTTTCTCCCTTACTGACTAACTACTCAAGTTCTTAATGCTCCTTAACCCAAGCAAATTTGTGATGATATTTTAAGGGCTACTTTTTGTTCAAGatctttagtaaatatatcagttGCTTGACTGATACTTTCTGTTTTTTTCCTAAACCCTCAGCTGGCACCTTCTTATGCGGATGAAGACTCCGAAACACGGTGCCTGTGATCCTATTGCTCCTCTTGAGTTACCTCATTCTCTTCATGCCTTCCATCGAGTATCTGAGGCAGATGAACTTAATATAGTAAGACACTATACCATTCACTATTTAGCAATTTCATACTACATCCAGTTCATGGTGACTGGGTACTAcattttgcaattcttttttaGGATTAGTAGATGAACTTAAACAGCTCGTTTGGCGTGAAATTTTTGTTATGATCTATTATGTGCTTGAGCCTTGTAGTCCTCAAGTACAAACAGCAAACTAATGAAATTTACACAGTAAACTATGTAGTGGTAGGAGTTCTTTGTAAATGTTTTATTACATATGTTTTGGCTTCTTTTCTAATCAATATACTTCCTTTTGTGGTTGTTTCTCATCTCTCTTCAGGAAGGTTGCCATACATTTCGTGGGGGATTTTGGAATTACTTCAGCATGGGTAAGAATTAGTAGATTCAGTTGGTTcttcaatataaatttaattttgtctGTTTAACATCCTTTGACCTTGGTTAGTATTAATATTTGTGAGTAATTTCAAATTATGAGATTGcaaaattcaattgaaattattttttgcaATAAAAGCTTTACTTTTTTACATAAAAGCTGTGTAAACTGTAAAGTATAGAATATATGAAATGATGGAAACAtaatttgtatattgttatgttagtttgcTTATTCAGTAAAACTCATTGATTATCTTCATCAGTAGTACTAACTGTTTTTAACTTGACTATTTTTgcttcttctgattgtattttATGTCATAGAATTTATTAGAGGGGATTTTCGTTCCCAAATTCCATCAATTCATCTTGCTTAAGCAGTGGTTGTAAAATCTTTGACTCCTGATTGTAGGAATGGATGCTCAAGTGTCCTATGCATTTCATTCTGAACGTAAATTGCACCctgaaaaattcaaaaatcaGTTGGTTAATCAGGTATGTTGTTGCAACTTGTTTCTGCAAATttataacaagtttttttttttgaacagccAAAATTATAATCACGTAAATGTATTGCACTGAAGTTAATAACAACATGACTGTCGAatgagagaaaaagagaaaagcATATGGTGACACCGTGTGTTTACTTACAACTACACAATGGGCTCTCTTTATATAGGTTTAAAAGCAATTAATAGaataattacaaaatattatattccTGTGAACACAATATGATATGTTGTAGGATACAATATACCAATCTTATACAATAAATATGAGATGGATCATAATCTTATTTTCAACAAGACAACAACCATGTTGactttctcaaacttcattAGAATATGTAGTTTTTGACCACTGAAATGTACTTTCATTATCcactttttccattttttgtgATTGATTCTGTTTAACATTGTTTCAGAGCACTTATGCTAAGCTTGGATGCACACAAGGATGGTTTTTAGCTTCACTAACTCATCCTCCGAAAAGGTCAGTTCATGTAGATCCCTCATTGATTGCACAAAGAATTTATGTTTTCCTTTTATGATTTTTAGGTTGTTGTTACCCGgctgagtgaattcatgaaccATCTAATATAGGTCCTTGTTGTAAATTAATGGAAGTTAGTTCTGGGGATATATATGCTACACAAATAAAAGGGAAACCTGGTGCTATAGAGCTCCCACCATAGTGTGGCCTAGGGAAGGGTTGGTCCCATTGTGGATCTTCTACTATAGACAGGCTTATCTTGCATATCAAGAGGCTGATTCCACGGCTCAAACCCGTGACCTCTGGTCACACAGTAGCAACTCCAACCAACCCATTACATCTACTATAATACACAAATGAATttagaaatcttttttttttttaaattagttgATATTAAAATCGGCAACTTGCAAATGGTCCTTTAACTAACTATGTGGTTATtttgaattcattttttttactttggcTTATGAAACTTCAGAATTCTAAGTTCCCCATCCCACTATTGATTTGTTAAATTGTTAGTTCATAATAGGCACGAGGAATAAACTATCAATTACCAACATTCCCGTTTAGAACTTTCAAAAACTAGACAAATAGCATTTTCTAATTCAATCTCAAAATTACGTAAGCTATGCTACCATGGTAGAAGAAACACTGAATTCTAAAATATACCATAGTCCTATCTTCGCTATTGGTCATGTGAACTTCTAAATATATATAACCCATTCAGGCAGTTATCTTTCATGTCGGAAGTTGGTGTGGGCTTAGGTAATAATGCCGGCCTATGATCAGAGCTAGGAAGCTGTAGCAACAATGCTACGTCAGTATGATTGCATTCTCTGGTTCTTCTAAACCCACAGAATCTAGTTGTAGCctacaaaatcataaaatataaacttagtAATCATTGCTATTTTGCCGCTTATTTGGCTTGTCATCTATGACAAGTCTTATTTAACCAAGTCCATAATTTGTAAATGATGGCTATAATTTCCTTCTGTTCAAATGTCAAATTATATAGGTTAAATGGTTATAATTTGTAAATAACGAtgctttcttttttctcttttttttttctctcttttcgaGATTAAGATCAAAGTTTTAATCATTTTGAATGTTATATACTATCTTGTTCTTTCCATTCTTCATACTTGTCTAGACTGGTGAATTGCACACACATTTGCACAACTACATACGCAATATCATTGTATCTTTCTTCATATCTATCTTCAGCATTTTTTTTCTACATATATCTGTTGCCGGGAATAGTTAAGTGAATTTAATTTGATGTTCGGCTGCAGGAACATAGCACATATGGGAAAAGTCAAAGTCATGAAAACACCTGGTCATTGGGAAGATCTAGAAATACCTTCCAGGTAAAACATTTTGTGAATTTGTATGTTTTTGGTTATATTGAAGTTGTTACAAGTTCGGTAGTGTAGAGAAAAATATAGTCTAGTGGAGGGTTGAAACTTCCACATTAACATCATACTGAAGTCCTACAACTTGGCAATGTCTATTAAGCTACAAGCTCATTGGCATATATCTTTAGCAAAACAAATGTTCTGAAAATTTCAGGTTAACACACAAAACTACATTtcagaaatataaaaaatccatAGCCACGCATCACTATGCTCTAGGTTTTCTAAGTTATATTAGGATATAGAATATTTTAGCCTTTCTCAATCTTtctattgaatatgtaaattctGTGTGTCTTACCAGATCACACACACTGTGTATTTATAATgtagataaaataaatacatgGAAGCCTAGGAAGTTGTAGAGACTAGGACTattaagatgttttctctcccgaccccacgcctttcttttataccccccaaaaatcacattttgccccttgcggtttgaaaaaatttggccaACTTATTTCAGTTTAtacaaaccgaaatttttaaacatggaaaaaataattcggtttatataaaccgaaataacataaatgttaagagaagaagaaagatttatgtgaaaattcgtgtagagctacctgtggtaaatttagcatatctctctgaatataagtcgtatgctaatgatttttaatctagtgtaaagaagacaaaatttactacaggattgacaccggaattgttaaatttcattaagtatagtatgagaaaatctacctacaagtttgagaaaagtttctgctctgtttctgtaccagtacccattatttggtcaaactgaaccaattggatagttaaccctcgaaacaaaaattatatttgtaatcttgacaccctaagctttccaacgagtggtcgtttactcaaatcggacatcgtttagtatttcaaatcaattgtggaagttgagggtcaggaaatctggaaaaaaatttggaacacaaaatttcggtttttattaaccgaattttttgagcatgacaaaaaaattcggttcgtacaaaccgaagtacccccaagggcaaaaacggaaattcagggggtagaaaagaaaggcggggggtcgggagagaaaacatctaactAATCTAGGAAGATGTAAAGTACATAGAATATCTACATATTTTCTTGATTCTAACACGCAccaagcttgttacaaattgaTTCAACCAGAGGTCCTCTAAGGGacttagtaaatatgtcagctaATTGATCATTTGAACCAACAAAATATGGTATCAGTAGTGGTTCTTTCTAGGACCTAGGGTGTTACTGTAAACACACTATATCCTTCCAACTGTGCTATAATAACCAGTTGGCCTTGTTTCAGTGCGACCCACCACCGTGCACCACCACATACCTCCGTGAAATCCTCCAACGAGTCTTTCCACCGCCATATTCCTCCACACGCGCCGCTTCTTCCTCTGCGCGTGAGTCCCACGCGCCGTCACTAAATCAGCGCGTTTGCGTACGTGTCTCATTTTCCGGCATCGGCCACCGCAGGTCCCTCTGTGCTATATTCCGAGGTGTTTTTCAtctttttgggatttttttcaGCAAACTTTCTTCTCTCATATCACATATATCATCATGTCTGCATCTGGACCTGCTTCTGCTTCGTCTTCCAGTCTCAGTTTCACTACCCCTCCTCTGATTCCTTGTGAAAAATTGGTAGGTGCTTCCAATTATGCAGTTGGGCTGCTGCCGTTGAACTTTGGTTTGAAGGACAAGGTCGTGAGGACCATTTGCTCAAACAGTACAAGAATATCCCTACCAAGGATCAAGCAAGTTGCAAACAGGTTGATGCCTCCATCTGTAGTGTTCTTTGGTACTCAATTGATGCAAAACTTCAAGCCCAATTCCGTTTGTTTAAGACATGCTACTATGTTTGGGCAAAGGCAAAGAAGACATATTCCAACGATGTCAATCGTTTATATAAAGTGGTCTCTAATCTTATTTCCATGAAGAAAGAAGACATGGATATGCAAAGCTACGTGGGAAACTTGATAGTCTTATTGCTGATTTTGATGCACTTATGCCTTTTACTGATAGTGTCGACAAACATGCTGAACGTGGAAAATTCTTTATGGTGTTAGCACTTGCCGGTCTTCCACCGGAACTTGACTCAGTTCGCAATCAAATTTGGTCTAGTGCTACTGTTCCGTCATATGACACTGTTTTCTCTCAGCTCCTACTCCAGCTGCTGCTTCTCTCAATGTGCCGGTTGACTCTACTGCACTTGTCTCAAATTCAACGGGGTGGCAGAGGCGGAGGACGTGGAAATAATCGGCATCAATCCTGTTGTACCTTTTGCAACCATTTTGGCCACATTGAAGCAGATTGCCCAACAAAAGCTAATCAATTGCAGCCCAAAGTTGTGAATGTTGCTCAAATTGAAGCCTCTAACACCAGTGGTCAAGTCTCGCTTTCTACCACAGAGTATAATGAGTATCTCAAGCTGAAGGCACAAATGCAAACTACCATACCGGTTGCCTCTGTTCCTCAGAATGGTAATCctattgcttttgtttcacaATCTTCTTCACTTGGACCTTGGATCCTTAACTCAGGCGGCTCTGATCATATGTCCGGTAACAAATTGCTTTTCTCACATTTGACTCATATAGACACACTTCCTAGTATTACTTAGGCTAATGGATCACAAACCAAATGTAAAGGCGCCAAACTAATCCCATACCCACACTTTCTTTGGACTCTGTGCTCTATGTTCCCGATTGTCCATTTAACTTAATATCCCATCAGTAAACTCAGTCGCACCCtaccttgctctgataccatattgaatatgtaatttCTGTGTGTCTAACCAGATCACACACACTGTGTATTTATAATGTAGATACAATAAATACATGGAAGCCTAGGAAGTTGTAGAGACTAGGACTATTGATAACTAATCTAGGAAGATGTAAAGTACATAGAATATCTACATATTTTCTTGATTCTAACACTTTCTATAAAGATGtttattcttttcaattcaATTCTCTGTTCCTAACAAGTTCACTGTCATGTGAATCATACCCATTCATGTTTTTCAGAACTTAATCTTTCTGCTCCTGTTAACTGCTTGGATAACATCTGATTCTGATGTGTTTTTGACCTGCTTTCCATTTGATTTGCAGCATCCGATCAATTGTATGCCTTAACTTGCCTAGCTTTTCTGGTGGATTTAATCCATGGGGTACACCAAACAGCAGGAAGCAGCGTGATGTAAATTTCATAATTctgaaataatttatttatacaaGTCTTTTGCCCTgtaagggtgtgtttgatttgttaaagggtaagtactggacagaacagtacaagacagaacagcacaacacatgacagaacagcacagaacaaacttttgggatattgaatatttttttgtcttatacgatattttgttaataaaatggtattttggcattttagacaacttgtactgcggacaaaaagttgtgttgtggtttagtgaggtacaaaaaattctgtttttgtcctgtccattgcttcccagtttgtccagttcctgaaacagttttacaatcaaacacagtacaactacagttgtcctgtccagtcccttatttttagcgaatcaaacggaccctaagttTTAAAGTCTAAACGTTAGTAACTGAAGTAGTAATAAATGTGCTATCTTGATCAAATGCAGAGAGCTTTTACACCTCCATTTGTAGATGATGGTCTTATTGAAGTTGTTGGATTTAGAGATGCGTGGCATGGGCTTGTTTTACTTGCTCCAAATGGACATGGAACTCGCCTTGCTCAGGTAATGTGGACACGATGAAATGTTgtatacatatttattttttatataaagttcTCAGGCCACAACATTTTTATCTTAATCATATTTTCCTTTTGGAATTACTTTCCAAAAGTTTACTTTGCCATCCATGATCCATCCGtaccaattattattattttattgatttgaaAGTTTAAAATGGCTTGAAATGATCTTGTCATTAGGCAAAAAGAATCCGCTTTGAGTTTCACAAAGGTGCAGCAGATCATACATACATGAGGATTGATGGGGAACCATGGAAGCAACCTCTCCCAGTTGATGATGATACTGTTTTGGTAGAGATTTCTCACCATGGCCAGGTTAACATGCTTGCTACTCATGAGTCCAAGTCTAAAAGTGTGTGTGATCCATCATCACCTCATCATAATGATGCTGAAGAAGATGATAATGAAGAAGACAGTTTAGCAGATGAATTTCGAAAATTTGGTGCAGCAGATACTTTCAAAATCCCTGATGAGGTAGATATTGCTCATCTTAGTTAGGCTTCTCCCTATTACACCATTCTTTAATATTATGTGGTTGACATTGCCTACTTAATTGTTTAGACATTATATGTATTTATGGTAGGCTCCATCAATTGTATCACCTGTTTGATCAATTCTAGCAGCGCATGTCTGTAAACATGGTCATTGTAATTTAGAATTGAGATGCTGTAATTGATCCGTTCTGAACCTTCTTGCagtttaaataaatattcaaagtAACTTCTGTCCTTTGAATTATGTGCTCCTCATGTGTTAGGTTCTAGTTTCAGCATTTCTAGATTCTTTTAGACGACAAAAATGAGAGtgctttttaataaattttatttgtgtaAAAACCTTAATCGAAAATCAATCTGGAATGAAGAGAGTATATGAAAATCTTCAaaaaacatttcaaattcattgttttttctG
Coding sequences within it:
- the LOC123896837 gene encoding diacylglycerol kinase 5-like encodes the protein MASRNSEFLKNFWIPNHVLVPGSKVDHGEIDGDGPKCPVLVFVNSKSGGQLGGELLKTYRSLLKEKQVFDLGEETPDKVLSRIYANLENLKVQGDQLAIWTMERLRLIVAGGDGTAGWLLGVVCDLKLSHSPPIATVPLGTGNNLPFAFGWGKKNPGTDEQSVLSFLDKVMKAKEMKIDNWHLLMRMKTPKHGACDPIAPLELPHSLHAFHRVSEADELNIEGCHTFRGGFWNYFSMGMDAQVSYAFHSERKLHPEKFKNQLVNQSTYAKLGCTQGWFLASLTHPPKRNIAHMGKVKVMKTPGHWEDLEIPSSIRSIVCLNLPSFSGGFNPWGTPNSRKQRDRAFTPPFVDDGLIEVVGFRDAWHGLVLLAPNGHGTRLAQAKRIRFEFHKGAADHTYMRIDGEPWKQPLPVDDDTVLVEISHHGQVNMLATHESKSKSVCDPSSPHHNDAEEDDNEEDSLADEFRKFGAADTFKIPDEVDIAHLS